A single window of Mycobacterium sp. ITM-2016-00318 DNA harbors:
- a CDS encoding class I SAM-dependent methyltransferase: protein MSFAVSPEAYSRFMGRYAEPLAEVFATFAGIGAGDTVLDVGCGPGALTAHLLSIGSRVAAIDPSPPFVEAIHERFPAIEALQGTVEELPYGANSFDAALAQLVVHFMADPVAGLRQMARVTRSAGVVAACVWDGPTGALAPFWDAVHAIDPDAEDEALLSGAHKGHLTELFREAGLSDVHENAIAVDVVHPTFEEWWEPYTYGVGPAGDYVKRLDANGRARVESVARERLGAGPFTVTATAWAARGTV, encoded by the coding sequence GTGAGCTTCGCCGTCTCGCCGGAGGCCTACTCCCGCTTCATGGGCCGGTACGCCGAGCCTCTTGCGGAGGTCTTCGCGACTTTCGCCGGAATCGGCGCGGGCGACACCGTGCTCGACGTGGGCTGTGGGCCTGGGGCGCTGACGGCGCACTTGCTCTCGATCGGATCCCGCGTCGCGGCGATCGATCCTTCGCCGCCGTTCGTGGAGGCGATCCATGAACGCTTCCCGGCCATCGAGGCACTGCAGGGCACCGTAGAGGAATTGCCCTACGGGGCAAACTCTTTCGATGCTGCGCTGGCGCAATTGGTCGTGCACTTCATGGCGGATCCCGTCGCCGGGCTCAGACAGATGGCGCGTGTGACCCGGAGTGCCGGTGTCGTTGCGGCATGTGTATGGGACGGGCCGACCGGCGCGCTGGCGCCCTTCTGGGATGCGGTACACGCGATCGACCCGGATGCAGAAGACGAAGCGCTGCTTTCCGGTGCGCACAAGGGGCACTTGACCGAACTGTTTCGCGAAGCCGGCCTGTCCGATGTGCACGAGAACGCGATTGCGGTGGATGTCGTTCATCCGACGTTCGAGGAGTGGTGGGAGCCGTACACATACGGTGTCGGACCTGCCGGCGACTACGTCAAGCGCCTCGATGCCAACGGTCGGGCTCGCGTCGAATCAGTGGCTCGCGAACGATTGGGCGCCGGCCCCTTCACCGTGACCGCAACCGCATGGGCTGCGCGCGGGACGGTGTGA
- a CDS encoding VOC family protein, which yields MVAARQFQVTFDCAVPERVARFWCDVLGYVVPPPPEGFADWNDFDQALPAEKQGSAYACVDPAGLGPRLYFQRVPEGKTVKNRVHLDVRVGTGLTGADRLTALEDECARLLELGATRVRLLPAADGEESCIVMQDVEGNEFCLD from the coding sequence GTGGTGGCGGCGCGGCAGTTCCAGGTGACGTTCGATTGCGCAGTACCCGAACGCGTGGCTCGCTTCTGGTGCGACGTGCTGGGCTACGTCGTCCCCCCTCCGCCCGAAGGGTTCGCGGACTGGAACGACTTCGACCAAGCGCTGCCCGCCGAAAAACAGGGCTCCGCGTACGCCTGCGTCGACCCTGCAGGTCTCGGGCCGCGGCTGTACTTCCAGCGAGTCCCTGAAGGAAAAACCGTCAAGAACCGGGTGCATCTCGACGTCAGGGTCGGCACCGGGCTGACGGGCGCCGATCGTCTCACCGCACTCGAAGATGAATGCGCACGCCTTCTCGAACTCGGTGCGACCCGCGTGCGACTGCTGCCTGCTGCCGACGGCGAGGAGTCCTGCATCGTGATGCAGGACGTCGAGGGCAACGAGTTCTGTCTCGACTGA
- a CDS encoding MFS transporter, with product MPAAAASCLAGTTTWGPAPGSMPYAEKEKKMNASTKARAGLVALLAIATAQLMLVLDDSIVNIALPSIQADLNVEPVHLPWVVNAYILAFGALLLLGGRTGDLWGRKRTLQVGIAVFILASLVGGLGQSTAMLIVARAMQGVGAAMAAPNALALIATTFDSRKMRDAALSLYGAMSGIGIVIGLVLGGVLTDLLDWRWVFFINVPIGLLVLAGSRTLVAAERHTGRLGTFGAVLGTGGMVALVYAITRFGEQGFADPIAYTLIAAAAALLVVFVLTQRTSRSALVPLSLFADRNRAGAYLTMLGLAIGPMGTFYVITLYLQQVREYSPLATGLSWLPFAAGIILGAGIAPKLLLTVAPRWIAALGAILGAAGAFWFSRITVDTGYWTGLAPAMLVIALGFGLGVIALTQAAVYRVDPDKAGIASALLNSAQQIGVALGLAVLAGVAAAVTAGSASPAPQALVDGYSTALVVGTGILLAAAVLALLTLSGRVNAEELAANAPGLNESRDVQS from the coding sequence GTGCCTGCCGCTGCGGCGTCATGCCTGGCGGGCACGACCACGTGGGGCCCAGCGCCCGGCTCCATGCCGTACGCGGAGAAGGAGAAGAAGATGAATGCGTCGACGAAGGCCCGAGCCGGGCTCGTGGCCCTGCTGGCGATCGCGACCGCGCAGTTGATGCTCGTGCTCGACGACTCGATCGTCAACATCGCCCTGCCGAGCATCCAGGCTGATCTGAATGTGGAGCCGGTGCACCTGCCGTGGGTTGTCAATGCCTACATCCTCGCTTTCGGCGCGCTGCTGCTGCTCGGCGGACGGACCGGTGACCTGTGGGGTCGCAAGCGCACACTGCAGGTCGGCATCGCCGTCTTCATCCTCGCCTCGCTCGTCGGCGGGCTCGGGCAGAGCACCGCGATGCTAATCGTCGCCCGCGCCATGCAAGGAGTCGGGGCGGCAATGGCCGCACCGAACGCGCTGGCGCTCATCGCGACGACGTTCGACAGCCGGAAGATGCGCGACGCCGCCCTGTCGCTCTACGGCGCGATGTCCGGCATTGGCATCGTCATCGGACTGGTGCTTGGCGGCGTGCTCACCGACCTGCTCGACTGGCGATGGGTCTTCTTCATCAACGTCCCCATCGGCCTGCTCGTGCTGGCGGGCAGCCGCACACTGGTCGCCGCCGAGCGCCACACCGGCCGACTGGGGACCTTCGGTGCTGTTCTCGGCACCGGCGGCATGGTCGCGCTCGTCTACGCGATCACCCGATTCGGCGAGCAGGGCTTCGCCGACCCCATCGCCTACACCCTGATCGCCGCGGCCGCCGCACTGCTCGTCGTGTTCGTCCTCACCCAGCGCACAAGCCGGAGCGCCTTGGTGCCGCTGAGCCTGTTCGCCGACCGCAACCGGGCGGGCGCGTATCTGACCATGCTGGGGCTCGCGATCGGGCCGATGGGCACCTTCTACGTCATCACTCTCTACCTCCAGCAGGTTAGGGAGTACAGCCCGCTGGCCACCGGCCTGTCCTGGCTGCCCTTCGCCGCGGGCATCATCCTGGGTGCTGGCATCGCGCCGAAGCTGCTGCTGACAGTCGCGCCCCGCTGGATCGCCGCCCTCGGCGCGATCCTCGGCGCGGCCGGCGCGTTCTGGTTCTCCAGGATCACCGTCGACACGGGCTACTGGACCGGCCTCGCCCCTGCGATGCTCGTCATCGCCCTCGGCTTCGGGCTCGGCGTCATCGCGCTCACCCAGGCCGCGGTCTACCGGGTCGACCCGGACAAGGCAGGCATCGCCTCGGCGCTGCTCAACTCCGCCCAGCAGATCGGCGTCGCGCTCGGTCTGGCAGTGCTCGCCGGGGTTGCGGCCGCTGTAACGGCAGGAAGCGCGAGCCCGGCACCGCAGGCGCTCGTGGACGGCTACAGCACCGCGCTGGTGGTAGGCACCGGGATCCTGCTCGCGGCGGCGGTCCTGGCGCTGCTCACCCTCAGCGGGCGCGTGAACGCCGAAGAGCTGGCCGCAAACGCGCCGGGACTCAACGAAAGCAGGGACGTCCAGTCCTGA